Part of the Bacteroidota bacterium genome is shown below.
TTGCGGTCACACAATATATCATCAGGTATTGCATTATTTTACCCATGCTGAGAATCAATGGATTTGCCCTTCAGTTCAGCTCATTTGATTTCTTCTGCCTGGTGCTGTCAACGTTATCCATCGCCGCCGCCGGATATGTAATCAATGATTATTTCGATACCAAAACAGACTCAATCAACCGTCCGCATAAAATTATCGTAGGCAAGTATATTTCACGCCGGGCTGCAATTTTAATCCATACCGTTTTAAACGTTTTGGGTGTTATCCTGGGATTTTACATCTCTTACCGGATACACCACATTGTGCTTGGTATTGTATTCCCAATGATTGCAGGAATACTCTGGTTTTATTCCACCACTTACAAACGCAATTTCCTGATCGGGAACTTTATTGTGGCTTTTCTGACCGCATGTGTACCTTTATTGGTCGCCGTTTACGATATACCGCCCATTAACAGGGCATATTCACAAATTCTGCTCCAATCTGGTTCTAACTTAAATTATATTTTTAACTGGGCTCTTGTTTTCTCCTATTTCGCTTTCCTGCTCAACCTCAACAGGGAAATTATAAAGGATGTGGAAGATTTTGAAGGAGACCAGGTTTTTGGACGCAATACCCTGCCAATTGTTTTGGGAATTAAATGGTCAAAAGTGATTATCACGTTTCTTAATGCAATTATAATTTTCTCTTTATTCTTTTTTTATTGGAAATATCTGAAAATCAAATTCGACGGGACAGTAGATTTTGTTAGTTTATTCTATTTCATGTTTTTATTGGTTTTCCCTTTACTTATTGTTATTTACAAAATCATTACTGCAAAAGACAAATCAGATTATCATACAGGAAGCATTATCACAAAGTTTGTCATGCTATTCGGACTTCTTTATGCCCTGGTAGCCGACCTCATCATTTCTTATTCGTTCTGAAAACATTCCTGCAATGCTTATTGACGAAATTAAAGATGTTGAAATCATTCTTGCC
Proteins encoded:
- a CDS encoding geranylgeranylglycerol-phosphate geranylgeranyltransferase gives rise to the protein MVKNINKNMIQVEAFFKLVRWPNLLIIAVTQYIIRYCIILPMLRINGFALQFSSFDFFCLVLSTLSIAAAGYVINDYFDTKTDSINRPHKIIVGKYISRRAAILIHTVLNVLGVILGFYISYRIHHIVLGIVFPMIAGILWFYSTTYKRNFLIGNFIVAFLTACVPLLVAVYDIPPINRAYSQILLQSGSNLNYIFNWALVFSYFAFLLNLNREIIKDVEDFEGDQVFGRNTLPIVLGIKWSKVIITFLNAIIIFSLFFFYWKYLKIKFDGTVDFVSLFYFMFLLVFPLLIVIYKIITAKDKSDYHTGSIITKFVMLFGLLYALVADLIISYSF